A single Tachypleus tridentatus isolate NWPU-2018 chromosome 9, ASM421037v1, whole genome shotgun sequence DNA region contains:
- the LOC143225021 gene encoding UBA-like domain-containing protein 2, with protein sequence MDSLREQVMINQFVLAAGCARKQAKQLLQAAHWQFETALSIFFQEAAVPNYSQQNGHFNAMCTPANTPATPPNFPETLLSFSKLSASDKLSNSPPGNCYPSSTSYSGCGYNNNNSSSTTIPISSSYGNFKTPQSLPSMEVEAQR encoded by the exons ATGGACTCATTGAGAGAACAAGTAATGATAAATCAATTTGTTCTGGCTGCTGGATGCGCAAGGAAACAAGCAAAGCAATTACTACAAGCGGCACATTGGCAATTTGAA acTGCACTCAGTATTTTTTTCCAAGAAGCTGCAGTACCAAACTATTCTCAGCAGAATGGACATTTTAATGca ATGTGTACACCTGCCAACACTCCAGCAACACCCCCAAACTTTCCTGAGACACTGTTATCTTTCTCAAAATTATCAGCATCTGACAAATTGAGTAATTCTCCTCCAGGGAACTGTTACCCATCATCTACATCATATTCAGGTTGTggctacaacaacaacaacagcagcaGCACCACCATCCCCATCAGCAGTTCTTATGGGAACTTCAAAACACCACAGTCACTTCCTAGCATGGAAGTAGAAGCACAGAGGTAA